The DNA segment CGCCAGTGGATGAGCTACCGGGGCGTCCTCGGCATCGCGTACCTCACCCTCGTACCCGACCTGCGCTGACCCCGGACCCCGGCGGCCGGCTCACGCCGGTACGTGCACCGTCTCCACCCGGCTGGCCACCAGCCGCTCACGCTCACGGCGGGCCGCCCGGGCCCGCAGCCGCAGGATCTGGCTGAGGCCGATCGCCTGGAGGACGAACACCGCGCTGAACGCCACCCGGTATTCGTCCCCCGTCGCGTCCAGCAGCACGCCGATCGCGAGCAGGGTGGTCATCGAGGCGATGAAACCGCCCATGTTGGTGATCCCGGACGCGGTGCCCTGACGCTCGGGCGGATTGGCCGGGCGGGCGAAGTCGAATCCGATCATCGAGGCGGGCCCGCAGGCGCCGAGCACCGCGCACAGGACGATCAGCAGCCACATCGGGGCGTGCGGCGCGGGGTAGGCCAGCGTGGCCGCCCACAGCAGCGCGGTCGCCGCCACCGTGCCCAGCGCGAGCGGCAGCCGGGCGGTGTGGTGCCGGGCGATGACCTGGCCGTAGACCAGCCCCACCACCATGTTCGAGAGCACGACGAGGGTCAGCAGCTCACCGGCCGTGGCCCGGCTGAGCCCCTCCGACTCGACCAGGAACGGCAGGCCCCACAGCAGCAGGAAGACCATCGCCGGGAACTGGGTGGTGAAGTGCACCCACATCCCGAGCCGGGTGCCCGGCTCCCGCCATGCCTCGGCGATCTGCCGGCGGACGTAGGCGGAGCCCTGGTGCGCGGACGGCGCGGGCTCGTGGCCCTCGGGGTGGTCCTTCAGGAACAGCAGGGTCAGGACGAGGACGACCACGCCGGCCAGCGCGCTGCCGGCGAACGCCTGCGTCCAGCCGATGCTGTGCAGCAGCCGGGCCAGGACGAGGGTGGAGACGAGGTTGCCCGCCATGCCGACCAGGGCGGCGAGCTGCGCGACCAGGGGGCCGCGGCGGGCCGGGAACCAGCGGGTGCCCAGGCGCAGCACGCTGATGAACGTCATCGCGTCACCGCAGCCCAGCAGCGCCCGGGAGGCGAGCGCGGTGCCGTACGACGGCGAGAAGGCGAAGCCCAGCTGGCCGATCGTGAACAGGACGGTGCCCAGGGCCAGCACCTTCTTGGTGCCGAGGCGGTCGACCATCAGGCCGACGGGTATCTGCATGCCGGCGTAGACCAGCAGCTGGAGTATGGAGAAGGTGGACAGCGCCGAGGCGTTCACATGGAAGCGGTCGGCCGCGTCGAGACCCGCCACGCCCAGCGAGGTGCGGAAGATGACGGCGACGAAGTAGACCGCGACGCCTATGGACCACACGCCGACGGCCCGCGCACCGCCCGGCGGGTCACCCGGAAGGGTGAGCTTGTTCATCGGACCTCCCCCCGCGCGAGAAGCGACACCCGGCTCACATGCCGGTGCACGACCCCGACGGCCGCCTCCGCGTCCCCGGCCCGCAACGCCTCCAGGATCTCCTCGTGCTCGGCGAGCGTGGTGGCCACCCGGTCGGGGTGGGAGTACATGACGGCGACGCCCATCCGCAGCTGGCGGTCGCGCAGCTGGTCGTAGAGGCGCGCCAGGATCTCGTTGCCCCCGCTGCGCACGATCTCGGCGTGGAAGCAGCGGTCGGTCACCGCGGCCTCGGTCAGCTCCCCGGCGGCGACCTGCGCCTTCTGCCGCTCCAGCAGCTCGGCCAGCCGCTCCAGCAGGCCCGGCGGGGCGGGCACGGCCTTGCGCGCCGCGTGCTCCTCCACCAGCAGCCGGGTCTCCACCACGTCGGAGATCTCCTGCGCGGAGACGGGCAGCACCAGGGCGCCCTTCTTCGGGTAGAGCCGGATCAGACCCTCGACCTCCAGCCGCAGCAGCGCCTCCCGCACGGGCGTGCGCGACACGCCCACGGCCTCGGCCAGCTCGCCTTCGGTGAGGAGGGTGCCGCCCTCGTAGCTCCGGTCGAGGACGCTCTGTTTGACGTGCGCGTAGACGCGGTCGGCGGCGGGTGGCTGTTTGGCGGGCGGGGCGGAGTGCGGGACGGCCGTCTTCATGCCCACAGGATAGATACAACAGGTACGCAACACACGCCGGCGTCCACGATGCGGACGTGACACCGATCTCCCCCCGTTTGCCGCACAACCTTCTGTGCTACCTACGTGTCAGACAGATGCGGCCTTTTTCTCTGAGCACCTCAACTCGGCCGCATCCAGGGGCATTCCAGACAATCGGGGTATTCACTTTGATTACCGGCATCCAGGGCATCCGCCTCCGCCGAGCCACCGCCGTCGCGATCACCTCCGGTGCGCTGATCGCCACCGGCGCCCTGACCGCGGCGCCCGCACAGGCCGTCACCGCGCCCTCCATCGGAGGCAAGGGCGGCTACGTGATGAACAACGGGAGCGGTTCGACCCTCTACACCAAGGCCGCGGACACCAAGCGGCCCACCGGGTCCACGACCAAGATCATGACGGCCAAGGTCGTCCTGGCGCAGAAGAACCTGAACCTCGACGCCACGGTGACGGTCCAGAAGGCGTACAGCGACTACGTCGTCAAGAACAACGCCTCCCAGGCCCACCTGATCGTGGGCGACAAGGTGACCGTCCGCCAGCTGCTGTACGGGCTGATGCTGCCGTCCGGCTGCGACGCCGCCTACGCCCTCGCGGACAAGTACGGCTCCGGCTCGACCCGCACCGCCCGCGTGTCGAACTTCATCGGCAAGATGAACAGCGCCGCCAAGAGCCTCGGCCTGAAGAACACGCACTTCGATTCCTTCGACGGCATCGGCAACGGCAAGAACTACTCGACGCCGCGCGACCTGACGAAGATCGCCAGCAGCGCGATGAAGAGCTCCACCTTCCGCACCATCGTCAAGACCAAGTCGTACACGGCCAAGACGAAGACCAAGACCGGCAGCACCCGCACGATGACGGCCTGGGTCAACACCAATGGCCTCCTCAAGAGCTACAGCGGCACCATCGGCGTGAAGACCGGATCCGGCCCCGAGGCCGGCTACTGCCTGGTCTTCGCCGCCACCCGCCACGGCAAGACCGTCATCGGCACCGTCCTGTCCTCCACCTCCATCCCCCAGCGCGAGTCGGACGCCACGAAGCTCCTCAACTACGGCTTCGCCAAGCTCGGCTGACGCCGGGCGCCTGACGCCTGACGCCTGACACCGACGCCGGTTCACCGGCTCACCCGCTCCACACCCGGGCCCGTCGCACCCAGCGGCGGGCCCGTCGTGCTGTCCGGGCCCGGGCGGGCCACCGCGCCCGGGGAGCCGCCGGGGCCGCGGGTCCGGGCGGGGTGCCGCGATGAAGTGAATGGTGCTAGCTTCATTAGCACCATGTTGCTGCGCCTGGACACCACCGACACCCGCCCCCTGCACGAGCAGGTCGCGG comes from the Streptomyces sp. SUK 48 genome and includes:
- a CDS encoding serine hydrolase, which gives rise to MITGIQGIRLRRATAVAITSGALIATGALTAAPAQAVTAPSIGGKGGYVMNNGSGSTLYTKAADTKRPTGSTTKIMTAKVVLAQKNLNLDATVTVQKAYSDYVVKNNASQAHLIVGDKVTVRQLLYGLMLPSGCDAAYALADKYGSGSTRTARVSNFIGKMNSAAKSLGLKNTHFDSFDGIGNGKNYSTPRDLTKIASSAMKSSTFRTIVKTKSYTAKTKTKTGSTRTMTAWVNTNGLLKSYSGTIGVKTGSGPEAGYCLVFAATRHGKTVIGTVLSSTSIPQRESDATKLLNYGFAKLG
- a CDS encoding MFS transporter, which gives rise to MNKLTLPGDPPGGARAVGVWSIGVAVYFVAVIFRTSLGVAGLDAADRFHVNASALSTFSILQLLVYAGMQIPVGLMVDRLGTKKVLALGTVLFTIGQLGFAFSPSYGTALASRALLGCGDAMTFISVLRLGTRWFPARRGPLVAQLAALVGMAGNLVSTLVLARLLHSIGWTQAFAGSALAGVVVLVLTLLFLKDHPEGHEPAPSAHQGSAYVRRQIAEAWREPGTRLGMWVHFTTQFPAMVFLLLWGLPFLVESEGLSRATAGELLTLVVLSNMVVGLVYGQVIARHHTARLPLALGTVAATALLWAATLAYPAPHAPMWLLIVLCAVLGACGPASMIGFDFARPANPPERQGTASGITNMGGFIASMTTLLAIGVLLDATGDEYRVAFSAVFVLQAIGLSQILRLRARAARRERERLVASRVETVHVPA
- a CDS encoding GntR family transcriptional regulator, translating into MKTAVPHSAPPAKQPPAADRVYAHVKQSVLDRSYEGGTLLTEGELAEAVGVSRTPVREALLRLEVEGLIRLYPKKGALVLPVSAQEISDVVETRLLVEEHAARKAVPAPPGLLERLAELLERQKAQVAAGELTEAAVTDRCFHAEIVRSGGNEILARLYDQLRDRQLRMGVAVMYSHPDRVATTLAEHEEILEALRAGDAEAAVGVVHRHVSRVSLLARGEVR